One Pyrus communis chromosome 4, drPyrComm1.1, whole genome shotgun sequence genomic region harbors:
- the LOC137730582 gene encoding DNA-directed RNA polymerases II, IV and V subunit 9A has protein sequence MSTMKFCRECNNILYPKEDKEHKILLYACRNCDHQEVAENNCVYRNEIHHPVGERTQILQDVAADPTLPRTKAVRCAKCKHGEAVFFQATARGEEGMTLFFVCCNPSCGHRWRD, from the exons ATGAGTACCATGAAATTTTGCCGCGAATG TAACAACATTCTGTACCCGAAGGAGGACAAGGAACATAAGATTCTCCTCTACGCCTGCCGCAACTGCGATCACCAG gAGGTTGCTGAGAACAACTGTGTCTACAGAAATGAGATACACCACCCCGTTGGCGAGCGCACTCAGATATTGCAGGATGTAGCTGCAGATCCTACTCTTCCTCGAACTAAAGCCGTGCGTTGTGCTAAGTGCAAGCATGGAGAAGCTGTATTCTTTCAG GCAACTGCTAGAGGAGAGGAGGGTATGACATTGTTCTTTGTTTGCTGCAACCCCAGCTGCGGCCACAGGTGGCGAGACTAA
- the LOC137732060 gene encoding uncharacterized protein: MSSKKEEKAQAAAERIKAAALSAAKGLSRAQAERAAAAAARNVNAYGQKEEGPSRWQEKREAKRQMYLMSTEKAVRLGERKDLKSNVSTVGGAASQCQKCYQPGHWTYECKNERVYISRPSRTQQLKNPKLNMKVEISNDLDGPEIEEEKSEKQSKISKRKHRSASDSGSDSEASVFETDSGASSVTGSDSSSEESSSDYSSSSDSEEERRRQRKKKKQKMARRRRRYSSSSESSDSESVSESDSDDRRSRKKTKRHSRKH, encoded by the coding sequence ATGTCGagtaagaaagaagagaaagctCAAGCTGCAGCGGAGAGGATCAAGGCTGCAGCCTTGAGTGCTGCAAAAGGTCTTAGTCGAGCTCAGGCTGAAAGGGCGGCTGCTGCAGCTGCTCGGAATGTTAATGCTTATGGGCAGAAGGAAGAAGGACCCAGCAGATGGCAGGAGAAAAGGGAAGCCAAGAGACAGATGTATTTGATGAGTACTGAAAAGGCTGTGAGATTGGGTGAACGGAAAGACCTCAAGTCAAATGTATCTACTGTTGGTGGTGCAGCTTCACAATGCCAGAAGTGTTACCAACCCGGGCATTGGACATATGAATGCAAGAATGAACGTGTTTACATCTCACGACCGTCTAGGACCCAGCAACTCAaaaatcctaaactgaatatgAAGGTTGAAATATCGAATGATTTAGATGGTCCAGAAatcgaggaagagaagagtgaaAAGCAGTCAAAGATAAGCAAGAGGAAGCATCGGTCAGCTTCTGATTCTGGCAGTGATAGCGAGGCTTCAGTTTTCGAGACTGATAGTGGGGCATCATCAGTTACTGGATCTGACTCTTCTTCAGAGGAGAGTAGTTCAGATTACAGTTCATCTTCTGACTCAGAGGAGGAGAGGAGGcgccaaaggaagaaaaagaagcaaaagaTGGCAAGGCGTAGAAGAAGGTACAGCTCATCATCTGAATCTTCTGATTCTGAGTCAGTTTCTGAATCTGATTCTGATGATAGGAGGAGCCGGAAGAAGACCAAGAGGCACAGCAGAAAGCACTAA
- the LOC137730971 gene encoding uncharacterized protein isoform X1 — protein MALQKFPSRDAPSVRFSMKPLSLLSKVQDKNQPEDLETMHISHAKEPDADIDLGEVYFLIMHFLSAGPCHRTCGQLWNELLEHQLLPRRYHAWYSRKGIHSGDENEDGKSFPLNYNMLVHRYPHIENDHLVKLLKQLISSAAPPSRGMSGGNAPNAADVPTLLGLGSFSLLTYERDQVHNEMKPPTPHMRWPHMKSHQVQGLRLREIGGGFTRHHRAPSIRAASYAIAKPSTMFEKMQFTKRLRGHRNSVYCATFDCSGRYVITGSDDRLVKIWLMETAFCLASCRGHEGDITDLAVSSNNALVASSSNDCMIRVWRLPDGLPISVLRGHTAAVTAITFNPRPGSMYHLLSSSDDGTCRIWDARSSQVSPKMYIPRPSDAVVGRNSGPSSSTVTQDHHIFCCAFNANGTVFVTGSSDTLARVWTASKPGSDESDQPNHEIDVLSGHENDVNYVQFSGCAVVSRFLAADPSKEENAPKFKNSWFNHDNIVTCSRDGSAIIWIPRSRRSHGKAGRWTRAYHLKVPPPPMPPQPPRGGPRQRILPTPRGVNMITWSLDNRFVLAAIMDCRICVWNASDGSLVHSLTGHTESTYVLDVHPFNPRIAMSAGYDGKTIVWDIWEGIPIRIFETSHYKLVDGKFSPDGTSIVLSDDVGQLYILDSGQGESQNDAKYDQFFLGDYRPLVHDSFGNVLDQETQLPAYRRNMQDLLCDSGMLPYEEPYQSAYQKRRLGALGAEWRPSSLKLAVGPDFSLDPDYQILPLADLDMLAEPLPEFLDAMDWEPETELRSDDTDSEYHIAEDYSTGGEQGSLSSNPSIDPECSEESEDEDTEMDGLRRSKRKKQKADIEVMTSSGRCVKRRNLDECAGNSFRSNRTRKSRHGRKASKKKCSSSLRPQRAAARNALNLFSKITGRSADGEDEDGLEDDMSGSESPLQDSNIESDESDKQNQQGKHLKGKEVFLDESEDMAKPIERPEFLVNAGSSRRLVLKLPRRESNKLVSRESTVHNCCNEDLVDQSYRVPQEANENDISPQDPTSVPVDKKCSTFETVVSGQSHKVENHLDFKGRISWGGSRARTAKRQRSGEFMSLDALARASAVVGHNEKDYTKPENNSPRSESQRYRDKMDTVAVVNEETTGASISEGFIGETNVKEHSDFSECKDHDQSPKSVHMAPWDASTSSCLDKDGTGFSFEQNEKLVPVSTKLRLRRISRDPSPCKEEINSVVEMENGWTMEQGPVVPEDNGTHKFIPDHRYDGSRESDNENESDKNVIAGTHESAESSLQKNKMFSAVYRRVKPHRGRSNSEGDSGVKGEGCSYTSNTSNHNIIAGDIQDDTNDGGRRTRSMGLKASACDPSSPDHDPKLAEGHEPGYTFRINQKSSMDKFQLGNEEWGSSSRTTVGLRSSRNRRSSYLDMSPMDKRKPHQSAKKVSWLMLSTHEESSRYIPQIGDEVVYLRQGHQEYFDLGGLRENPPWRFIKGRIRAVEFCNVQDLEYSSLAGSGDSCCKLTLHFVDPSSDVYGKSFKVTLPEVTGFPDFIVERTRYDSSIERNWSCRDHCKVWWKNEGEDDGKWWHGRVTSKRSKSPEFPDSPWEMYTVQYKSDPSDTQLHSPWELFDENTLWEPPRIDDKSKKKLHAAFSKLDRSAGSRQDPFGVDKLMQLQQKPKFTNWCVVPISLDVIQSRLGNDYYRSLEALKHDFQVLLLNAETYLESNAVKRASDKELLGKLKCLSDWFTETISSL, from the exons ATGGCTCTTCAAAAATTTCCGTCTCGTGATGCACCTTCTGTTAGGTTTAGTATGAAACCTTTGAGCCTTCTCAGTAAGGTTCAAGACAAGAATCAACCTGAGGACCTAGAGACAATGCATATAAGTCATGCTAAGGAGCCTGATGCGGATATTGACCTGGGAGAAGTGTATTTTCTTATTATGCACTTTCTGTCTGCTGGACCATGCCACAGAACTTGTGGACAGTTGTGGAACGAACTTCTTGAACATCAACTTTTACCTAGAAGATATCATGCTTGGTATTCAAGAAAGGGCATCCACAGTGGGGATGAAAATGAAGATGGGAAATCATTTCCATTAAATTACAACATGCTGGTGCACAG GTATCCTCACATTGAAAATGATCATTTGGTAAAGCTTTTGAAGCAATTGATTTCAAGTGCAGCCCCACCATCGAGGGgtatgagtggtggaaatgctCCAAATGCAGCTGATGTGCCTACTCTCTTGGGACTTGGTTCATTTTCACTTCTGACCT ATGAAAGGGATCAAGTGCACAATGAAATGAAGCCCCCTACTCCTCACATGCGTTGGCCTCACATGAAATCTCATCAGGTTCAAGGGCTACGGTTGAGAGAAATTGGGGGAGGTTTCACCCGACATCATCGTGCACCGTCTATTCGTGCTGCATCCTATGCCATTGCAAAGCCCTCGACCATGTTTGAGAAGATGCAATTTACCAAGAGGCTAAGGGGTCATCGAAACTCTGTCTACTGTG CAACATTTGATTGCTCAGGGAGGTATGTGATTACTGGTTCAGATGATCGCCTAGTGAAGATCTGGTTAATGGAAACTGCATTTTGCTTGGCCAGCTGCCGTGGACATGAA GGAGACATCACGGATCTGGCTGTGAGTTCCAACAATGCTTTGGTGGCATCCTCCTCAAATGACTGTATGATTCGAGTA TGGCGCTTGCCAGACGGGCTGCCAATTTCAGTATTGCGAGGACATACTGCAGCTGTTACTGCCATTACATTTAATCCCAGGCCAGGCTCTATGTACCACCTTCTATC TTCATCTGATGATGGAACTTGTAGGATATGGGATGCCAGGAGTTCTCAAGTGAGTCCAAAGATGTACATTCCAAGACCTTCAGATGCTGTAGTTG GGAGAAACAGTGGTCCATCTTCAAGCACTGTTACACAGGACCATCATATCTTCTGTTGTGCATTCAATGCTAATGGAACAGTCTTTGTCACCGGTAGCTCGGACACTCTTGCAAGG GTGTGGACTGCTTCTAAGCCAGGCTCAGATGAGTCAGACCAACCAAATCATGAGATTGATGTGTTATCTGGCCATGAGAATGATGTCAATTACGTACAATTTAG TGGTTGTGCTGTAGTATCTAGATTTTTGGCAGCTGACCCCTCAAAGGAAGAGAACGCtcccaaatttaaaaattcgTG GTTCAATCATGACAACATAGTCACTTGTTCTCGCGATGGGAGTGCAATTATCTGGATTCCCAGATCACGAAGATCACAT GGAAAAGCTGGTCGTTGGACGCGGGCATATCATTTGAAAGTTCCACCTCCACCAATGCCCCCTCAGCCTCCACGAGGAGGCCCTCGCCAGAGGATTCTTCCAACTCCTCGTGGTGTTAATATGATTACCTGGAGTCTTGACAATCGCTTTGTCCTTGCTGCTATCATGG ACTGCAGAATATGTGTGTGGAATGCTTCTGATGGTAGCTTGGTGCATTCACTGACAGGTCATACTGAATCT ACATATGTGCTGGATGTTCATCCTTTCAACCCCAGGATAGCAATGAGTGCTGGCTATGACGGAAAAACAATTGTCTGGGAT ATATGGGAAGGCATACCTATTCGGATATTTGAAACTTCCCACTACAAATTGGTAGATGGAAAGTTCTCGCC GGATGGAACATCAATTGTCCTCTCTGATGATGTTGGCCAATTGTACATATTGGACAGTGGCCAAGGGGAGTCCCAAAATGATGCAAAATATGATCAG TTTTTTCTTGGTGATTATCGCCCACTCGTTCATGATAGCTTTGGAAATGTTCTTGACCAG GAAACTCAGCTTCCAGCATACCGGCGGAATATGCAAGATCTACTTTGTGATTCAG GCATGTTACCGTATGAAGAACCCTACCAGAGTGCATACCAGAAGAGGCGGTTAGGAGCTCTGGGTGCTGAGTGGCGTCCTTCCTCTTTAAAACTTGCTGTTGGGCCTGACTTCAGTCTAGATCCAGATTACCAAATTTTGCCTTTGGCAGACTTGGATATGTTGGCTGAACCTCTGCCAGAGTTTTTAGATGCCATGGATTGGGAACCAGAAACTGAATTACGTAGTGATGATACGGATTCAGAGTACCATATTGCTGAAGATTATTCTACTGGAGGGGAGCAAGGAAGTTTAAGTTCAAATCCCTCTATTGATCCAGAGTGCAGTGAAGAAAGTGAGGATGAGGATACTGAAATGGATGGACTTCGAAgatcaaaaaggaaaaaacaaaaggcTGAC ATTGAAGTCATGACTTCTTCCGGGAGGTGTGTCAAAAGAAGGAATTTGGATGAGTGTGCTGGCAATTCATTCAGAAGTAACAGAACAAGGAAATCAAGACATGGACGAAAAGCTTCAAAAAAGAAATGTTCCTCATCATTGAGACCTCAAAGAGCTGCTGCACGCAATGCTCTTAATCTATTTTCTAAGATTACTGGAAGATCTGCAGatggagaagatgaagatggattGGAAGATGATATGTCAGGAAGTGAATCCCCACTTCAGGATTCAAACATTGAGAGTGATGAATCTGATAAACAAAATCAGCAAGGCAAGCATTTGAAAGGAAAAGAGGTTTTTCTCGATGAGTCTGAGGACATGGCTAAACCTATTGAACGCCCTGAGTTTCTAGTAAATGCTGGGAGCAGTAGGAGGTTGGTGCTTAAATTGCCAAGACGGGAGTCAAATAAGCTCGTGTCTAGAGAAAGCACAGTACATAATTGTTGTAATGAAGATTTGGTTGATCAATCATATAGAGTGCCTCAAGaagcaaatgaaaatgatataaGTCCTCAGGATCCAACTTCCGTTCCGGTGGATAAAAAATGCAGCACATTTGAAACAGTAGTGAGTGGGCAATCACACAAAGTAGAAAATCATTTAGACTTCAAAGGGAGAATTAGTTGGGGAGGGTCCAGAGCACGAACAGCGAAGCGCCAGAGGTCAGGAGAATTCATGTCATTGGATGCACTTGCCAGAGCCAGTGCAGTTGTTGGTCACAATGAAAAAGACTACACAAAACCTGAAAACAATTCTCCTCGTTCAGAAAGCCAAAGGTACAGGGATAAGATGGACACAGTGGCTGTAGTGAATGAGGAAACCACTGGGGCTAGTATCTCCGAAGGCTTTATTGGTGAAACCAATGTTAAAGAGCATTCAGATTTTAGTGAATGCAAGGATCATGATCAATCGCCTAAATCTGTTCACATGGCCCCTTGGGATGCAAGCACTTCCTCTTGCCTTGATAAGGACGGGACTGGTTTCTCTTTCGAACAAAATGAGAAGCTCGTACCTGTCTCAACGAAATTAAGGTTGAGGAGGATTTCAAGGGATCCTAGTCCTTGCAAAGAGGAAATTAACTCTGTGGTAGAGATGGAAAATGGTTGGACGATGGAACAGGGTCCAGTTGTGCCAGAGGATAATGGAACCCATAAATTTATTCCAGATCATAGATATGATGGTTCACGAGAATCAGACAATGAAAATGAATCTGACAAGAATGTTATTGCTGGCACACATGAATCTGCCGAATCCAGtttacaaaaaaacaaaatgttcaGTGCTGTTTATAGAAGGGTGAAACCACATAGGGGTAGAAGTAATTCAGAAGGTGATAGTGGTGTTAAGGGAGAAGGCTGTTCGTATACTTCAAATACAAGCAACCACAATATCATTGCTGGAGACATTCAGGATGACACAAATGATGGAGGCCGCAGGACACGGTCCATGGGGTTGAAGGCATCTGCATGTGATCCAAGTAGTCCAGATCATGATCCTAAGTTGGCGGAAGGACATGAGCCAGGTTATACATTTAGAATTAACCAGAAAAGTTCCATGGACAAGTTTCAACTTGGGAATGAAGAATGGGGATCAAGTTCAAGGACAACAGTTGGGTTGAGGTCTAGTAGAAACAGAAGAAGCAGTTATCTTGACATGAGCCCAATGGATAAAAGGAAGCCGCATCAGTCAGCAAAGAAAGTATCATGGTTAATGTTGTCAACACACGAGGAGAGCTCTAGATATATTCCCCAGATAGGGGACGAAGTTGTTTATCTGAGACAG GGGCATCAAGAGTATTTCGATCTTGGTGGATTGAGAGAAAACCCACCATGGAGGTTTATAAAGGGGAGAATAAGAGCTGTAGAATTTTGCAATGTTCAAGACCTAGAGTATTCTTCACTTGCAGGGTCTGGGGATAGCTGCTGTAAATTGACGCTTCATTTTGTAGATCCTTCTTCTGATGTGTATGGTAAATCTTTTAAAGTGACCCTGCCGGAAGTTACTGGTTTCCCAGACTTCATTGTTGAAAGAACACGCTATGACTCTTCCATAGAGAGAAATTGGTCATGTAGGGATCATTGCAAAGTCTGGTGGAAAAATGAGGGTGAGGATGACGGTAAGTGGTGGCATGGCAGGGTTACATCTAAACGGTCTAAATCGCCCGAGTTCCCAGACAGTCCTTGGGAGATGTACACTGTTCAGTATAAGAGTGATCCTAGTGATACACAGCTGCATAGTCCTTGGGAGCTTTTTGACGAAAATACTCTATGGGAGCCGCCTCGCATTGATGATAAAAGCAAAAAGAAGCTGCATGCGGCCTTTTCCAAACTAGATCGATCAGCCGGAAGTCGCCAG GATCCCTTTGGGGTTGACAAACTGATGCAACTTCAACAGAAGCCAAAGTTTACAAACTG GTGCGTGGTTCCGATATCTCTTGATGTGATCCAGTCTAGGTTAGGGAACGACTACTATCGAAGCCTGGAAGCTCTGAAGCATGACTTTCAGGTTTTGCTGTTAAATGCTGAAACCTATCTCGAGAGCAATGCGGTCAAACGCGCATCAGATAAAGAGCTTTTAGGGAAATTGAAATGCCTATCAGACTGGTTCACAGAGACAATCTCATCCTTGTAG
- the LOC137730971 gene encoding uncharacterized protein isoform X2: protein MKPPTPHMRWPHMKSHQVQGLRLREIGGGFTRHHRAPSIRAASYAIAKPSTMFEKMQFTKRLRGHRNSVYCATFDCSGRYVITGSDDRLVKIWLMETAFCLASCRGHEGDITDLAVSSNNALVASSSNDCMIRVWRLPDGLPISVLRGHTAAVTAITFNPRPGSMYHLLSSSDDGTCRIWDARSSQVSPKMYIPRPSDAVVGRNSGPSSSTVTQDHHIFCCAFNANGTVFVTGSSDTLARVWTASKPGSDESDQPNHEIDVLSGHENDVNYVQFSGCAVVSRFLAADPSKEENAPKFKNSWFNHDNIVTCSRDGSAIIWIPRSRRSHGKAGRWTRAYHLKVPPPPMPPQPPRGGPRQRILPTPRGVNMITWSLDNRFVLAAIMDCRICVWNASDGSLVHSLTGHTESTYVLDVHPFNPRIAMSAGYDGKTIVWDIWEGIPIRIFETSHYKLVDGKFSPDGTSIVLSDDVGQLYILDSGQGESQNDAKYDQFFLGDYRPLVHDSFGNVLDQETQLPAYRRNMQDLLCDSGMLPYEEPYQSAYQKRRLGALGAEWRPSSLKLAVGPDFSLDPDYQILPLADLDMLAEPLPEFLDAMDWEPETELRSDDTDSEYHIAEDYSTGGEQGSLSSNPSIDPECSEESEDEDTEMDGLRRSKRKKQKADIEVMTSSGRCVKRRNLDECAGNSFRSNRTRKSRHGRKASKKKCSSSLRPQRAAARNALNLFSKITGRSADGEDEDGLEDDMSGSESPLQDSNIESDESDKQNQQGKHLKGKEVFLDESEDMAKPIERPEFLVNAGSSRRLVLKLPRRESNKLVSRESTVHNCCNEDLVDQSYRVPQEANENDISPQDPTSVPVDKKCSTFETVVSGQSHKVENHLDFKGRISWGGSRARTAKRQRSGEFMSLDALARASAVVGHNEKDYTKPENNSPRSESQRYRDKMDTVAVVNEETTGASISEGFIGETNVKEHSDFSECKDHDQSPKSVHMAPWDASTSSCLDKDGTGFSFEQNEKLVPVSTKLRLRRISRDPSPCKEEINSVVEMENGWTMEQGPVVPEDNGTHKFIPDHRYDGSRESDNENESDKNVIAGTHESAESSLQKNKMFSAVYRRVKPHRGRSNSEGDSGVKGEGCSYTSNTSNHNIIAGDIQDDTNDGGRRTRSMGLKASACDPSSPDHDPKLAEGHEPGYTFRINQKSSMDKFQLGNEEWGSSSRTTVGLRSSRNRRSSYLDMSPMDKRKPHQSAKKVSWLMLSTHEESSRYIPQIGDEVVYLRQGHQEYFDLGGLRENPPWRFIKGRIRAVEFCNVQDLEYSSLAGSGDSCCKLTLHFVDPSSDVYGKSFKVTLPEVTGFPDFIVERTRYDSSIERNWSCRDHCKVWWKNEGEDDGKWWHGRVTSKRSKSPEFPDSPWEMYTVQYKSDPSDTQLHSPWELFDENTLWEPPRIDDKSKKKLHAAFSKLDRSAGSRQDPFGVDKLMQLQQKPKFTNWCVVPISLDVIQSRLGNDYYRSLEALKHDFQVLLLNAETYLESNAVKRASDKELLGKLKCLSDWFTETISSL, encoded by the exons ATGAAGCCCCCTACTCCTCACATGCGTTGGCCTCACATGAAATCTCATCAGGTTCAAGGGCTACGGTTGAGAGAAATTGGGGGAGGTTTCACCCGACATCATCGTGCACCGTCTATTCGTGCTGCATCCTATGCCATTGCAAAGCCCTCGACCATGTTTGAGAAGATGCAATTTACCAAGAGGCTAAGGGGTCATCGAAACTCTGTCTACTGTG CAACATTTGATTGCTCAGGGAGGTATGTGATTACTGGTTCAGATGATCGCCTAGTGAAGATCTGGTTAATGGAAACTGCATTTTGCTTGGCCAGCTGCCGTGGACATGAA GGAGACATCACGGATCTGGCTGTGAGTTCCAACAATGCTTTGGTGGCATCCTCCTCAAATGACTGTATGATTCGAGTA TGGCGCTTGCCAGACGGGCTGCCAATTTCAGTATTGCGAGGACATACTGCAGCTGTTACTGCCATTACATTTAATCCCAGGCCAGGCTCTATGTACCACCTTCTATC TTCATCTGATGATGGAACTTGTAGGATATGGGATGCCAGGAGTTCTCAAGTGAGTCCAAAGATGTACATTCCAAGACCTTCAGATGCTGTAGTTG GGAGAAACAGTGGTCCATCTTCAAGCACTGTTACACAGGACCATCATATCTTCTGTTGTGCATTCAATGCTAATGGAACAGTCTTTGTCACCGGTAGCTCGGACACTCTTGCAAGG GTGTGGACTGCTTCTAAGCCAGGCTCAGATGAGTCAGACCAACCAAATCATGAGATTGATGTGTTATCTGGCCATGAGAATGATGTCAATTACGTACAATTTAG TGGTTGTGCTGTAGTATCTAGATTTTTGGCAGCTGACCCCTCAAAGGAAGAGAACGCtcccaaatttaaaaattcgTG GTTCAATCATGACAACATAGTCACTTGTTCTCGCGATGGGAGTGCAATTATCTGGATTCCCAGATCACGAAGATCACAT GGAAAAGCTGGTCGTTGGACGCGGGCATATCATTTGAAAGTTCCACCTCCACCAATGCCCCCTCAGCCTCCACGAGGAGGCCCTCGCCAGAGGATTCTTCCAACTCCTCGTGGTGTTAATATGATTACCTGGAGTCTTGACAATCGCTTTGTCCTTGCTGCTATCATGG ACTGCAGAATATGTGTGTGGAATGCTTCTGATGGTAGCTTGGTGCATTCACTGACAGGTCATACTGAATCT ACATATGTGCTGGATGTTCATCCTTTCAACCCCAGGATAGCAATGAGTGCTGGCTATGACGGAAAAACAATTGTCTGGGAT ATATGGGAAGGCATACCTATTCGGATATTTGAAACTTCCCACTACAAATTGGTAGATGGAAAGTTCTCGCC GGATGGAACATCAATTGTCCTCTCTGATGATGTTGGCCAATTGTACATATTGGACAGTGGCCAAGGGGAGTCCCAAAATGATGCAAAATATGATCAG TTTTTTCTTGGTGATTATCGCCCACTCGTTCATGATAGCTTTGGAAATGTTCTTGACCAG GAAACTCAGCTTCCAGCATACCGGCGGAATATGCAAGATCTACTTTGTGATTCAG GCATGTTACCGTATGAAGAACCCTACCAGAGTGCATACCAGAAGAGGCGGTTAGGAGCTCTGGGTGCTGAGTGGCGTCCTTCCTCTTTAAAACTTGCTGTTGGGCCTGACTTCAGTCTAGATCCAGATTACCAAATTTTGCCTTTGGCAGACTTGGATATGTTGGCTGAACCTCTGCCAGAGTTTTTAGATGCCATGGATTGGGAACCAGAAACTGAATTACGTAGTGATGATACGGATTCAGAGTACCATATTGCTGAAGATTATTCTACTGGAGGGGAGCAAGGAAGTTTAAGTTCAAATCCCTCTATTGATCCAGAGTGCAGTGAAGAAAGTGAGGATGAGGATACTGAAATGGATGGACTTCGAAgatcaaaaaggaaaaaacaaaaggcTGAC ATTGAAGTCATGACTTCTTCCGGGAGGTGTGTCAAAAGAAGGAATTTGGATGAGTGTGCTGGCAATTCATTCAGAAGTAACAGAACAAGGAAATCAAGACATGGACGAAAAGCTTCAAAAAAGAAATGTTCCTCATCATTGAGACCTCAAAGAGCTGCTGCACGCAATGCTCTTAATCTATTTTCTAAGATTACTGGAAGATCTGCAGatggagaagatgaagatggattGGAAGATGATATGTCAGGAAGTGAATCCCCACTTCAGGATTCAAACATTGAGAGTGATGAATCTGATAAACAAAATCAGCAAGGCAAGCATTTGAAAGGAAAAGAGGTTTTTCTCGATGAGTCTGAGGACATGGCTAAACCTATTGAACGCCCTGAGTTTCTAGTAAATGCTGGGAGCAGTAGGAGGTTGGTGCTTAAATTGCCAAGACGGGAGTCAAATAAGCTCGTGTCTAGAGAAAGCACAGTACATAATTGTTGTAATGAAGATTTGGTTGATCAATCATATAGAGTGCCTCAAGaagcaaatgaaaatgatataaGTCCTCAGGATCCAACTTCCGTTCCGGTGGATAAAAAATGCAGCACATTTGAAACAGTAGTGAGTGGGCAATCACACAAAGTAGAAAATCATTTAGACTTCAAAGGGAGAATTAGTTGGGGAGGGTCCAGAGCACGAACAGCGAAGCGCCAGAGGTCAGGAGAATTCATGTCATTGGATGCACTTGCCAGAGCCAGTGCAGTTGTTGGTCACAATGAAAAAGACTACACAAAACCTGAAAACAATTCTCCTCGTTCAGAAAGCCAAAGGTACAGGGATAAGATGGACACAGTGGCTGTAGTGAATGAGGAAACCACTGGGGCTAGTATCTCCGAAGGCTTTATTGGTGAAACCAATGTTAAAGAGCATTCAGATTTTAGTGAATGCAAGGATCATGATCAATCGCCTAAATCTGTTCACATGGCCCCTTGGGATGCAAGCACTTCCTCTTGCCTTGATAAGGACGGGACTGGTTTCTCTTTCGAACAAAATGAGAAGCTCGTACCTGTCTCAACGAAATTAAGGTTGAGGAGGATTTCAAGGGATCCTAGTCCTTGCAAAGAGGAAATTAACTCTGTGGTAGAGATGGAAAATGGTTGGACGATGGAACAGGGTCCAGTTGTGCCAGAGGATAATGGAACCCATAAATTTATTCCAGATCATAGATATGATGGTTCACGAGAATCAGACAATGAAAATGAATCTGACAAGAATGTTATTGCTGGCACACATGAATCTGCCGAATCCAGtttacaaaaaaacaaaatgttcaGTGCTGTTTATAGAAGGGTGAAACCACATAGGGGTAGAAGTAATTCAGAAGGTGATAGTGGTGTTAAGGGAGAAGGCTGTTCGTATACTTCAAATACAAGCAACCACAATATCATTGCTGGAGACATTCAGGATGACACAAATGATGGAGGCCGCAGGACACGGTCCATGGGGTTGAAGGCATCTGCATGTGATCCAAGTAGTCCAGATCATGATCCTAAGTTGGCGGAAGGACATGAGCCAGGTTATACATTTAGAATTAACCAGAAAAGTTCCATGGACAAGTTTCAACTTGGGAATGAAGAATGGGGATCAAGTTCAAGGACAACAGTTGGGTTGAGGTCTAGTAGAAACAGAAGAAGCAGTTATCTTGACATGAGCCCAATGGATAAAAGGAAGCCGCATCAGTCAGCAAAGAAAGTATCATGGTTAATGTTGTCAACACACGAGGAGAGCTCTAGATATATTCCCCAGATAGGGGACGAAGTTGTTTATCTGAGACAG GGGCATCAAGAGTATTTCGATCTTGGTGGATTGAGAGAAAACCCACCATGGAGGTTTATAAAGGGGAGAATAAGAGCTGTAGAATTTTGCAATGTTCAAGACCTAGAGTATTCTTCACTTGCAGGGTCTGGGGATAGCTGCTGTAAATTGACGCTTCATTTTGTAGATCCTTCTTCTGATGTGTATGGTAAATCTTTTAAAGTGACCCTGCCGGAAGTTACTGGTTTCCCAGACTTCATTGTTGAAAGAACACGCTATGACTCTTCCATAGAGAGAAATTGGTCATGTAGGGATCATTGCAAAGTCTGGTGGAAAAATGAGGGTGAGGATGACGGTAAGTGGTGGCATGGCAGGGTTACATCTAAACGGTCTAAATCGCCCGAGTTCCCAGACAGTCCTTGGGAGATGTACACTGTTCAGTATAAGAGTGATCCTAGTGATACACAGCTGCATAGTCCTTGGGAGCTTTTTGACGAAAATACTCTATGGGAGCCGCCTCGCATTGATGATAAAAGCAAAAAGAAGCTGCATGCGGCCTTTTCCAAACTAGATCGATCAGCCGGAAGTCGCCAG GATCCCTTTGGGGTTGACAAACTGATGCAACTTCAACAGAAGCCAAAGTTTACAAACTG GTGCGTGGTTCCGATATCTCTTGATGTGATCCAGTCTAGGTTAGGGAACGACTACTATCGAAGCCTGGAAGCTCTGAAGCATGACTTTCAGGTTTTGCTGTTAAATGCTGAAACCTATCTCGAGAGCAATGCGGTCAAACGCGCATCAGATAAAGAGCTTTTAGGGAAATTGAAATGCCTATCAGACTGGTTCACAGAGACAATCTCATCCTTGTAG